One genomic window of Halogeometricum rufum includes the following:
- a CDS encoding SDR family NAD(P)-dependent oxidoreductase: MTDRFGVAGQTAIVTGASSGIGKTIAERFAAEGADVVVCSREQENVDPVAEEINEGDGGRALAVECDVTDRDAVEALVEATVEEFGGLDCLVNNAGASFMASFDDISENGWETIVGINLTGTYHCTQVAGEYLKEGGGTVINFASVAGTQGSPMMSHYGAAKAGVVNLTTSLSYEWAGDDVRVNCIAPGFVATPGVESQMGVSADNIDREEVQRRIGTTEEIADLAQFLASPASSYVVGETIVAQGVPQVMETPEV; this comes from the coding sequence ATGACGGACCGATTCGGCGTCGCCGGCCAGACGGCCATCGTGACGGGGGCGTCCAGCGGCATCGGCAAGACCATCGCCGAACGCTTCGCCGCCGAGGGCGCGGACGTGGTGGTCTGCTCGCGCGAACAGGAGAACGTGGACCCCGTCGCCGAGGAGATAAACGAGGGCGACGGCGGCCGCGCGTTGGCCGTCGAGTGCGACGTGACCGACCGGGACGCCGTGGAGGCACTCGTCGAGGCCACCGTCGAGGAGTTCGGCGGACTCGACTGTCTCGTGAACAACGCGGGCGCGTCGTTCATGGCGTCGTTCGACGACATCTCCGAGAACGGGTGGGAGACCATCGTCGGAATCAACCTCACGGGGACGTACCACTGCACGCAGGTCGCCGGCGAGTATCTGAAGGAGGGCGGCGGGACGGTCATCAACTTCGCCAGCGTCGCCGGGACGCAGGGGTCGCCGATGATGAGTCACTACGGCGCGGCGAAGGCCGGCGTCGTCAACCTCACCACCAGTCTGTCCTACGAGTGGGCCGGCGACGACGTGCGCGTGAACTGCATCGCTCCCGGATTCGTCGCCACGCCGGGCGTGGAGTCGCAGATGGGCGTCTCCGCCGACAACATCGACCGCGAGGAGGTCCAGCGTCGCATCGGGACGACCGAGGAGATAGCCGACCTCGCGCAGTTCCTCGCCTCGCCCGCCTCGTCGTACGTCGTCGGCGAGACGATAGTGGCGCAGGGCGTCCCGCAGGTGATGGAGACGCCCGAGGTCTGA
- a CDS encoding aldo/keto reductase, whose translation MLQNESDTFDIGGELTVHRLGFGAMRVTGEDIIGEPDDVENAERVLQTAVGLGVDFIDTADSYGPGVSERLIRDALAPYPDDLVVATKGGLLRNRDGDWLPHGDPDYLRNAHLCSLDRLGVDSIDLYQFHRPDPDVDFEESVTALAELKDEGVIGHVGLSNVSVEQLETARDIVDVATVQNQFNLTDREDDDVLAACEDYDIGFIPWYPLAAGDLGAKADVLDSVAANHDATEYQVMLAWLLQRSPVTLPIPGTSSVEHLKQNVAASHLELTDDEMARLDE comes from the coding sequence ATGCTTCAGAACGAGAGCGATACGTTCGACATCGGCGGCGAACTGACGGTCCACCGCCTCGGCTTCGGGGCGATGCGCGTCACGGGCGAGGACATCATCGGCGAACCCGACGACGTGGAGAACGCGGAACGGGTCCTCCAGACGGCGGTGGGCCTCGGCGTGGACTTCATCGACACCGCGGACTCCTACGGACCGGGCGTGAGCGAACGTCTCATCCGGGACGCCCTCGCGCCGTATCCTGACGACCTGGTCGTCGCCACGAAGGGCGGACTCCTGCGCAACCGCGACGGCGACTGGCTTCCGCACGGCGACCCCGACTACCTCCGCAACGCCCACCTCTGCAGTCTGGACCGACTCGGTGTGGACAGCATCGACCTCTACCAGTTCCACCGGCCCGACCCGGACGTGGACTTCGAGGAGTCGGTGACGGCGCTGGCCGAACTGAAGGACGAGGGCGTGATAGGACACGTCGGACTCAGCAACGTGAGCGTCGAGCAGTTGGAGACGGCCCGCGACATCGTGGACGTGGCGACGGTTCAGAACCAGTTCAACCTCACAGACCGCGAGGACGACGACGTGCTGGCGGCCTGCGAGGACTACGACATCGGGTTCATCCCGTGGTACCCCCTCGCGGCCGGTGACCTCGGGGCGAAGGCGGACGTCCTCGACTCCGTCGCCGCGAACCACGACGCGACCGAGTACCAGGTGATGCTCGCGTGGTTGCTGCAGCGCTCGCCGGTGACGCTGCCGATTCCGGGCACGTCGAGCGTCGAACACCTGAAGCAGAACGTCGCCGCGTCGCACCTCGAACTCACGGACGACGAGATGGCGCGACTCGACGAGTGA
- a CDS encoding acyl-CoA dehydrogenase family protein produces the protein MEYDDTEAARELAGRVREFVDDCVIPVERDYLGDGPVPDEEIAALREEARERDLYAPQIPEEYGGQGLNFRDVLPAFEEAGRSLLGPSAMRIAAPDEGNMHTLELVGTEAQKEEYLRPLAAGEIRSGFSMTEPVQGGGSDPKMLRTEARKEGDEWVIDGHKWWTTQGSEADVLIVMARTDPDAHPYEGTSLFLVPADTAGVEIVRDVPHVGGELLGSSHAEIRYEDVRVPAENLLGEENRGFAHAQQRLGPARLTHCMRYTGMAARSLEVAKAYTAEREAFDSTLSEKQSVRFTVAEAETRLHAVRTMVRDAAARIAAGEEARVPVSMSKVFAANVVQEVIDDCLQLCGGNGIGKDLPLADFYEDVRAFRLIDGADEVHKRVVARDSFRDVDPSAIEGITRYGE, from the coding sequence CTGTGTCATCCCGGTCGAACGCGACTACCTCGGCGACGGCCCGGTGCCCGACGAGGAGATAGCGGCCCTCCGCGAGGAGGCGCGCGAGCGAGACCTGTACGCGCCGCAGATACCCGAGGAGTACGGCGGGCAGGGGTTGAACTTCCGCGACGTGCTCCCGGCGTTCGAGGAGGCGGGACGGAGCCTCCTCGGCCCGTCGGCGATGCGCATCGCCGCGCCGGACGAGGGGAACATGCACACGCTCGAACTCGTCGGCACCGAGGCGCAGAAAGAGGAGTACCTCCGGCCACTCGCGGCGGGCGAGATTCGGTCGGGGTTCTCGATGACCGAACCCGTGCAGGGCGGCGGGTCGGACCCGAAGATGCTCCGGACCGAGGCGCGAAAGGAGGGCGACGAGTGGGTCATCGACGGCCACAAGTGGTGGACGACGCAGGGGAGCGAGGCGGACGTGCTCATCGTGATGGCCCGCACGGACCCCGACGCGCACCCGTACGAGGGGACGTCGCTGTTTCTGGTCCCCGCGGACACGGCGGGCGTCGAAATCGTCCGCGACGTCCCGCACGTCGGCGGCGAACTGCTGGGGTCCAGCCACGCCGAGATTCGCTACGAGGACGTGCGCGTCCCCGCGGAGAACCTGCTGGGCGAGGAGAACCGGGGGTTCGCGCACGCCCAGCAACGCCTCGGCCCGGCGCGCCTGACCCACTGCATGCGCTACACCGGGATGGCGGCGCGTTCGCTGGAGGTGGCGAAAGCCTACACCGCGGAGCGAGAGGCGTTCGACTCGACGCTGTCGGAGAAGCAGTCCGTGCGGTTCACCGTCGCCGAGGCGGAGACGCGCCTGCACGCCGTCCGGACGATGGTTCGGGACGCCGCCGCGCGCATCGCCGCGGGCGAGGAGGCGCGCGTCCCCGTCTCGATGTCGAAGGTGTTCGCGGCGAACGTCGTCCAAGAGGTGATAGACGACTGCCTGCAACTGTGCGGCGGCAACGGCATCGGCAAGGACCTTCCGCTGGCGGACTTCTACGAGGACGTGCGCGCGTTCCGTCTCATCGACGGCGCCGACGAGGTGCACAAGCGCGTCGTCGCGCGCGACTCCTTCCGCGACGTGGACCCGTCCGCCATCGAAGGCATCACGCGGTACGGGGAGTAA
- a CDS encoding type II toxin-antitoxin system VapC family toxin: MIVDTNVLIRLMQGGDRTIEKVRELENQHVPLALSAMTLFELYHSVERVNAPEERRRRIETVLDSKPIYPADGTVMKKAGRLDGRLTGEGREIGIGDTVIAATALVHEEPVLTENVTHFRRIDELDVESC, from the coding sequence GTGATAGTCGACACGAACGTCCTGATTCGGTTGATGCAGGGCGGCGACCGCACGATCGAGAAAGTCAGGGAGTTAGAGAACCAACACGTTCCGCTCGCACTCTCGGCGATGACGTTGTTCGAACTGTACCATAGCGTCGAACGAGTGAACGCCCCGGAGGAACGGCGGCGGCGTATCGAGACGGTACTCGACTCGAAGCCGATCTACCCCGCAGACGGCACCGTGATGAAGAAAGCAGGCCGTCTCGACGGACGACTGACCGGCGAGGGCCGCGAAATCGGAATCGGCGACACCGTCATCGCAGCGACGGCACTCGTTCACGAGGAACCCGTTCTCACCGAGAACGTCACGCACTTCCGGCGAATCGACGAACTCGACGTCGAGTCCTGCTGA
- a CDS encoding antitoxin VapB family protein, which produces MGETEYRNVRLTEDAYQRLKMRKREGESFSDTVARIAGERSLLDLVGVLSDEEADAMRDAIREREEDSRARLDRLVDEMDP; this is translated from the coding sequence ATGGGCGAGACAGAGTATCGAAACGTCCGGCTCACCGAAGACGCGTACCAGCGACTCAAGATGCGCAAGCGGGAGGGGGAGTCGTTTTCGGACACCGTCGCTCGAATCGCCGGAGAACGGTCGCTCCTCGATCTAGTGGGTGTCCTCTCCGACGAGGAGGCAGACGCGATGCGCGATGCGATTCGGGAACGAGAGGAGGACTCGCGTGCCCGCCTCGATAGACTCGTAGACGAGATGGACCCGTGA